The window ATGTCAAGTTCTCGCGGGTAGACTCTGACTTAGATCAAACCCTGATTGATCAGGATAAAGAGAAAGAGATTGTTGACCCCAAAACTAACAAAACCCGCAGCGAAGTGATCAAAGAGCTGTTTGAGAAATCACTCAATAAGCCAAAAGTCAACATCAAAACTCAAGCACTGAAGTCTGATGACGCCCAAGGAACACCACCCGCAATGGTGTTGTTACCGGAGGCGATGCGGCGTCTGCGGGAGATGACAGCGCTGCTTCAGCAGCAAAATGCCGAGTTCCCCGAAGAGCATGTGTTAATCGTGAATACCTCTCACCCACTGATTGAGAATCTTTATGAGCTGAGTCAGGGAAGTATCGTTCAAAGTAGTGGTCAGTCGCCTTCCGGGGAGTTGGCGAATCTGATTTGTCAGCATGTCTATGACTTAGCCTTGATGGCTCAGAAAGGGTTCGATGCTGAAGGGATGAAGTCGTTTGTTGAGCGTTCTAACCAGGTACTTACCCGCTTGACGCAACGTTAAGCAGAGTGACAGTCCCCGTCAAATCCAAAGCGCAGAATCCTCTGACTTCTCCCCCCTTTTCAAGGGGGGTGAGGGGGGATCTCCCGTGTTGAACTTCATGCTTTTGAGCCGTATCGCCCCCTGTCCTCACTCCCTCAAAGATATGATGGATGACGGACTACTATCTGGAGATTAACTATGGGACGCAAATGTCAGCTGACTGGGAAAACGGCAAACAATGCTTTTGCCATCTCTCACTCTCACCGCCGTACCAAGAAGGTACAGGAAGCTAACTTACAGTGGAAGCGCATTTGGTGGCCCCAAGGTAACCGCTGGGTTAGACTACGGCTTTCGACTAAGGCAATCAAAACCTTAGACAAGCTAGGTTTGCAAGCAATGGCGAAGCAAGCTGGGATTGACCTGAATCGCTTGTAAGATGTTGTGATCGGCAAGCCTCGGCGGTCTTCGCAAGAGTGCGATCGCATGACCATCAATTTGTAGGGGCATGGCATACCGTGCCCCTACAGAATTTCCTGGGATCTGGAATTGGGTTTGATCAGCTAACGTGCATTGAAATTGC of the Allocoleopsis franciscana PCC 7113 genome contains:
- the rpmB gene encoding 50S ribosomal protein L28, translated to MGRKCQLTGKTANNAFAISHSHRRTKKVQEANLQWKRIWWPQGNRWVRLRLSTKAIKTLDKLGLQAMAKQAGIDLNRL